From the Methanocaldococcus fervens AG86 genome, the window ACAATTTCCATTAAAGACTCTGGAGTTATTCCTAAAAGTCCTTTAAAGTTTGGCATATTTTCTAAACCAATTTTTATTCCATAATCTTCAGCTATCTCTACGATCTCAGAGAGTGTTGAGAAATTATTATCTAACACTTCATTTACATATTCTCCCCAAAGTGGTGGGATATAGCCGGGATGAACCACAACAACCTCGGAATCGAGTTCAAAAGCTCCCTCTATAGCATCTCTAATGCATTCAATAGTTAATCTCCTAATCCTTTCATTCATTGATGCTGGATTTAAATCTGAAAAAGGGGCATGAACTATGATATCAACCTCATATCTCTCTTTCAGTTCCATAAGATATTTTATATTCTTTGGGGATAAATAGTGCGTTCCTTCACAAACAATTTCCCATGCATCAAAGTTATGTTCAGCAATCTTTTCCAATGAGGATGTTAAGCTCTCTGGTAAAAAGACTAATGATGAGATACCAAACTTCATACTAACACCTTTTAATTTATTTATTTTTAGTTATGCTTAAGCATTATATATGTTTAATATACA encodes:
- a CDS encoding sugar phosphate isomerase/epimerase family protein, with translation MKFGISSLVFLPESLTSSLEKIAEHNFDAWEIVCEGTHYLSPKNIKYLMELKERYEVDIIVHAPFSDLNPASMNERIRRLTIECIRDAIEGAFELDSEVVVVHPGYIPPLWGEYVNEVLDNNFSTLSEIVEIAEDYGIKIGLENMPNFKGLLGITPESLMEIVKDIDSKNLGITFDIGHANTAGNPAEFVEKLQNIGIGIIHVHAHDNNGYDDEHLKVGEGNINFIEVLEKLKEIKYDGIISIENKNIRDAVKSKEMLSEYLEIVNEKAAEIKKSKIKE